The genomic window AGCACAGTTAATTGATTTCCCCAAAATCTGTGCAAATGGCTCAGGTGTCTGGGTACTTGTTGCAGCTACTGAGGAAGAGTATAAGAAGCTCTTTAGCAAGTATAACTGGTACTGGTATCTGAGTATCATGAGAGGGTAATATGGAAAAGAAACCTTGTCCCTTCTGTGGGAGTAAATTAGGATTGAACTTAGAATTAGACGGAGGTATTGGTTATGAAACAGGGTACCGAATCGTTTGTTATAAATGCTCTGCCAAAGGGCCACATGTTAAAATCAGACTAGATACTGGTTTCAATCCAGACGTCGAAGCAACTGAACTTTGGAATAAAAGATCATGAGATATAAAAAGAAACCAGTTGTTGTTGAGGCATTTCAGTGGACAGGTGACGAGAATCAGACTGAAGATCCAGAATGGATTGTCAAGGCTATTAAATCTGGTGAAGTTTGGTTCGATAAAATGTGCAAAGGTCGAATAGCACTTGTAATATATACATTAGAAGGATCAATGAGGGCAATGCCAGGTGATTGGATCATTAAGGGTATCAAAGGTGAAATATACCCATGCAAGCCTGATGTGTTTGAAGAAACCTATGAGGTGATTTATGAGTAAGCGAATTGGCGTGTTCATGGATGTTAGTAACTTGTACTATTGCTGTAATCAAAAGTACAAGGCAAAACTGAATTATCGGGCGTATCTTGATTTTATTAAGGAATATGGCGAAGTTTCCCAGGCAATCGCTTATGGTGCTCAGATTAAGGAAGAAGCTAGGAAGTTCATTTCTGTTCTTGAGCATCTTGGATTCCAAGCAAAATACAAGTGTCCTAAGACATTTGAAGGACCAGATGGTGGACTCTCAGTTAAGCGTAAGGCTGATTGGGATGTTGGAATTGCAATGGATGTTGTGCAAATTTGT from Pseudomonadota bacterium includes these protein-coding regions:
- a CDS encoding NYN domain-containing protein, with the translated sequence MSKRIGVFMDVSNLYYCCNQKYKAKLNYRAYLDFIKEYGEVSQAIAYGAQIKEEARKFISVLEHLGFQAKYKCPKTFEGPDGGLSVKRKADWDVGIAMDVVQICLGVGVDTIFLGSADSDLTPVVKWATNRGITFVVLACGISRDLKEVATKWIEIPESMMEGQELVDTKEKKDEPIHCGTDESPK